In the Cellvibrio sp. KY-GH-1 genome, AATGCCTCGTAGTGGCTCAGGAAGAAATGTTTATACATTTGACGGCACAAATCGCAAAAACTTCGCATGGGATCAGTTAACTTCAGGCCTTGGAAGTCAGCAAGCAGCACTCCAGTTAAGCTCAGAATCAACAGATGTAAATGCAAAAAAACGTGTGGATTGGTTATTGGGTAATAGTACCTACGAAAGTAATGCGTCTGGATTGCGTGAGCGCGGTACAGGAGATGCCCGAGTTATATTGGGCGATATAGTTAACTCAAGCCCCGCTTTTGTCGGAGCGTGGGATTTCAGATATCAGCGCTTACCCGTAGGCGGGAGTAGCTATACAGCATTTGTTGAAAGCAAAAAGACACGAATCCCGCGCGTGTTTGTTGGTGCCAACGACGGCATGGTGCATGCGTTTCAGGCTCCTACTAAAGATGTTTCTGGCGGCGAGGTTTTCAAAGAGCTCTATGCATACATTCCCAACATTGCATTTTCAAAATTAGCCAAACTTACGCAACCAGACTACGGTACCAGTGCGAATCCGCATCAATTTATTGTCGATGGGCCGATTACCGTAGGCGATGTCTATATTGGTGGGAGTTGGCGCACAATTGTAGTAGGTACCTTGGGTGCTGGTGGTAAGGGGATTTACGCGCTAGATGTAACAGATGAATTAGATCCGAAGGTGTTATGGGAGTTAAGCACTGCTGATATTCCAGAGTTGGGCTATGTGATGGGTAAGCCGTTAATTGCGCCGATGAAGAATAATCGCTGGGCGGTAATTATGGGGAATGGAAGTGAAAGCAGTAGCTTCTCAAGCTTACTTGTTATCGATATCGAGCAACCCAAAAGCACTAGTTACACTCGCGTGTTGAATACGGGAGCTGGGATTGGTTTGTCTGCTCCAGAATTGCTTCCCAACGCTATTGGGCAAATCGAAGTAGCCTATGCGGGTGATTTGAGTGGTAATTTGTGGCGCTTTGATCTATCGAGCACAAGTGGTGGAAGTGCATGGAAAAAAGATTATTTGATATTTAAAGCAGTTGATTCCGGCGGTAATGCGCAACCTATCAGCGCGGCTCCGACTCTAGGCTTAAACCCTAAAATGAATAACAAAATTATGGTGTATTTTGGTACCGGGAAATATTTTGATATTGGGGATAATGCGACTCCAGTCTCTCCTCAATACAGTTTCTACGCTGTTGCGGATACAGGCTCGTTGATTACGCGATCAGATATGTTTGCGAAAACACTCACGACCAATTATTCATCAAGGACAAGAAGCGTTGTGCAAGATTCTTCTACACCGGTAAGCGCACCGGATTGGTCTGCTAAGAAAGGGTGGTATTTGGATTTTAATGACACCGCAGGTGAACGCGTAACAACAAAAGCGATTCTATTGCAGGATCGGTTAATTTTCCCAACCTTAATACCTTCGGGTGTCGCATGCGAATACGGTGGGAAAAGTTGGTTAATGCAGGTCACGGGCGTTGGTTGGAAAAATACGCCTCCTCCGCCTGCGGATCCGTTGCATCCAGATGATGGAACTGCGGTGCTGAACGATTATCTTGTCTTGGGCGATTTGGGTTTGGGTCGTTTGCCGGTCTCACCGTCATCCGCGTCTTCGTCCAGTGTTAGTGACGAGTGCACAAATGGATCAACAGGTCAGGCCGCTGTTATCGGAAGTGGCAGTAATGCCACCCTGATGAATGCTGCAACTACCTATAGCCTCTGTGGCGAAGGTAGGCAGTCCTGGCGGCAACTTCAATAAACAGTGGGTGCTTTAGATGAAAAAAGCCATGGGTTTTACGTTGATCGAAGCGATGATTACAGTGACAATTATCGGAATAATTGCTGCTATGGCCTATCCGTCGTATTTGGACTCTATCCGCAGGAGTAATCGCGCCGAAGCTAAAACTGAATTGATGGATCTTGCTCAGCGATTGCAGCGTTGTTATACCGGTTTAGCGCGATTCGATGATGAAGATAATTGCGCTGTCTACAAGGATCTTGCGGATGGCGGTGTTGTGACTCGTGGATCGGGCTTTTATGAAATCACTATTGGTGCACTTGAGACCGAACCAACTCGAACGGCCTATTTGTTGAAAGCGAAAGCTATTAAGTCTCCACAAACGGAAGGTGATTGCAAGGAACTAACGTTATCCAGCAAAGGTGTTCAATTGCCAGATGGATGCTGGTAGCCGTTTTATAAAAAGAAAAGCGGCCAGATTGGCCGCTCAGACCGCTGACAAACCCCTAGCCAAAAGCTGGGGGTTTGCGTTTAATGGCAGCACGCTTTCTTGTGATGACTGCCATGCTCAAAGAACCTGCGCCGCGCCAACACACACTGGAAATGGTGATCCTTGAGGATCTCGTTCCGGCTGACCATCTACTGCGCAAAATCGACAAGTACATCAACTTCGAATTTATCCGCGACCAAGTCCGCCATTTATATTGCGATAACAACGGCCGCCCTGCAGTTGATCCGGTGTTGTTATTTAAAATGCTGTTTATTGGTTATTTGTTCGGTGTGCGCAGCGAGCGGCAGTTAGTGCGCGAGGTGCAAGTGAATGTGGCATATCGTTGGTTTTTGGGGTTGAGTCTCACGGATAAAATCATTGATGCCTCCACCTTTAGCCAGCAACGTCGGCGCCGGTTTTTAGCGACTGATATTGAGCAACAAATTTTTGATGAGATTGTTCGCCAAGCAATTGGCCACGGCTTGGTGGGCGGCGATGTGCTTTACACCGACAGCACCCACATGAAAGCCAATGCCAATAAAAAGAAGTTTGAAATTCACACCGTCACGCAAACGCCGACGGATTATTTAACCGCGTTGGAAGTGGCGATTGATGAAGACCGAATTGCCAACGGCAAAGCCCCACTAAAAGAAAAAGCGGGCGATACCGAGCCAAAAACCCGCGACATTAAAGTCAGCACCACTGATCCCGATAGTGGTTATTTAACACGCGAAGGCAAGCCCAAGGATTTTATTATCTCGACCATCGCACCGTGGATGGTAAATACAACATCATCACGGACACCCACGTCACACCGGGCAACGTGCATGACAGCAAACCTTATTTGGCACGCCTGGATCGCCAATTAACGGCCTTCAATATTTATCCGTACACGGTGGGATTGGATGCAGGCTACAAAACTGCAGGCATCTGCAAAGGTTTGGAAGATCGCAATATTGAGGGCGTTATTGGCTATCGCCGCCCCAACAAAGCGGAAGGCTTATTTGCCAGACGCAAATTTGTGTTTGATGCCGATCAGAATCATTACACCTGTCCGGCGGGTCAGTTGATTTCATATAACACCACCAACCGATTGGGCTATCGCGAATACCGCTCCGATTCAGAGCAATGCAAACGCTGTCCATTTTTGGATCAATGCACGCGCAGTCGCAACCACACCAAAGTCATCACACGCCATGTGTGGCAAGACAGTGTAGAGCGCGCTGATGCGCGACGACTCACCGAGCAAGGCAAACGGATTTATCAACGCAGAAAGGAAACGGTGGAGCGCAGCTTTGCCGACGCGAAACAATTGCACGGTCATCGCTATGCGCGTTATCGCGGCTTGCGTCGCGTGAGTGGCCAGTGTTTGTTGGCGGCTGCGTGCCAGAATATGAAGAAGATAGCGCTGTTGCTGGCGCGTTTTTACAATCCATTGGTGGTGTTAGGCCTTGTTCAAGCGCTGTGGATACTTATATCGCGTTTTATCGAGAAAAATGAACGGATTGGAAATCAATCGCCAGAAATGCGGTTGATGCACAGCGCGAGCTAAAAAAATAAAACCCCACTTTTTTAGGGTGGGGTTTGTCAGCGATCTGAGCGGCCAGATTGGCCGCTTTTTTTATTCATCATCAAGTCCAAGTTTTTGCAGCCTGTATCTTAAAGATCTAAAGCTAATCCCCAAGTGTTTTGCTGCCAATGTTTTATTCCATCTGGCTTGTTCGAGCGCGTTGCATAAAATTTCTTTTTCTACATCTTGCAGGTAATCGTCGAGAGAAGGGTACTCCGCACAGCGGGCGGGATAATCGACGATACTGTTATTGCTGCGAACATTTGCTTTATTACTGGTGCTGACATAGGTTTTTTCATAGGATTCTGGAGCCGGCGTGTCGCGCAGCTGCAAATCGTCTGCATCAATTACGTTGGCTTCACAGAGTGTGAAGGCGCGCTCAAGAATATTTTCCAATTCGCGTACATTGCCAGGAAAATGATAGCTCGCCAATGATTGTTGCGCTCGTGGTGATAGTTTTGGTGCGGGTAAACCAATTTCCGTGGCGAGCTTATTTAACAAATGCTGAGTTAATAGAGTAATATCTTCCCGGCGTTCTCGTAATGGGGCAACAGCTAGTTGAATTACATTTAAACGATAAAAAAGATCTTGCCGGAAGCGCCCTTCTTTTACTTCAGTTTCCAAATGTTTGTGAGTTGCACATAAAATCCGCACATCAGTGGCAACTTCTTCGGCTGCGCCAATCGGGCGAACTGATTTTTCCTGAATTGCGCGCAATAATTTAACTTGCATATCGAGCGGTAAATCTGCGACTTCATCAAAAAACAAAGTGCCGCCCTCAGCAGCTTGAAATAGTCCCACTTTGTCCTGATGGGCACCGGTAAAGCTCCCTTTCTTATGGCCAAAAAATTCGCTTTCCATCAGCTCACGTGGAATTGCTCCACAGTTAACGGCAATAAAAGGTTTGTTTGCGCGCGGCCCCAGGTCGTGAATGGAATGGGCGACAAGTTCCTTGCCCGACCCTGATTCTCCGCTGATATAAACCGGGGCTTGTGAACGCGCCAATTTTTCAATACTTCGGATTAACTCTTGAATGGCCTTTGATTCGCCAATAATCGGCGTTAGTTTGGGAACGGGTTGCGGTGTTAATTGACTTGACTCTATGGCGGTGTTCACTAGTTTGCGCAATGTGGCCAAATCTACCGGTTTGGAGATAAAGTCAAATGCTCCTGCTTTCATCGATTCGATCGCTGTGTCGATACTTCCATGGGCAGTGATTACCGCAACGGGAAGTTGCGGTTGCCGTTGTTGGATATATTCGACGATTTCCAGTCCATTGCCATCGGGCAGCCGCATGTCAGTCAGACATAAGTCATAAGTATTTTCGGATAGTAGTTGTTTTGCGTGCTGGATTCCTGCAGCACTTTGGGTATCGATTTGCATTCGCCCCAAGGTAATTTCCAAGAGTTCACGAATGTCTGGTTCGTCATCGATAATCAGCGCGCGTTTTGCACTCATGGTTAATTCCACTGTTAGGTCGCTTTTTCCGGGTGGGCGAGCTGTAGATGAAAACTGCTTTCGCCGGCTTCTGTGCGTTTATAAGAAATAATTGCCTGATTCGCTTCGCAAAGCTCTTTGCAAATATAAAGACCTAAGCCGGAGCCGGTATTTTCCGTAGTAAAGAATGGCTCGAATAGATGACGGATATTGTCGTCACTAATCCCCGGTCCAAAATCCACTATGCGAATATAGGGTTGCAGGTGGCTTATGTCCACGCCAATTTCAATGCGTAAAGATGGGGTTCCGTGACGTATCCCATTGTCAAACAAATTGGTCAATACCTGTTGCAGTTGACTAGTGTCAAACTTGGCTTTGAGGTTCAAGCCCACGCTTGAATCATCATATTCGTGTTGTATGGACGAATCGCCAATATTCTTTTCAACCACGGAGATGGCTAGTTGTTGACCATTACTTTTTCCGGCTTTGTAGTCTGCAACAAATGTGGGTAGCCACGTTTGTAAGTTGATTTGCTCCGGGTTTGCTGCTTTGCGGCGGGAGAGCTGCAAAATGTTTTCAATGATTTGGTTCACTCGTTTGCTGTGGTTGTTAATTATTTCAAGTAAGCGCAGATCGCTTTGGGGTAGCGTCTGGGATTCGCCTAATAGCTGGCTGGCGTGACTAATGGCACCCAGTGGATTGCGAATTTCATGCGCAATACTGGCGGTCAAGCGGCCAAGTGATGCGAGTTTTAATTGTTGGGCTTGTTGGTTGAGTGAGCGTACATCTTCCAAAAAAATAAGTGTCTCGGCTGGGTTCCCAGGTTCTAAGTGAGCGAAATTTACTTTAATCTCGATCGTTGCTTGACCCTCAACTTTCATTTGCGGCGCATGATTACCTGCATTATGTAGCCAAGATTGATATTTCTTATACAGTTCAGGAAATCGATCCAGCTTAGTAATTGAGTTGGTGTTTAAATGTGCTCCCAAAAGTTTGGTGGCAGATTGATTCCACAGTTCCAGTTCCATATTTTTATTTAACACCACTATGCCGGTGCGCATGCGTTCGACGATGAGCTGGGCGAGTTTTTGTAAGTGTGCTGCTTGTGCCGCCTGCGCCTCTGCCTCGGCATAAGAGAGGCGAATTTTTTTGGTTAAGTGTTGGAATAGGAGTGCCGTCAAAAATGCCAGAGCACCCAGTGTGCCCGAAGCAAAAATGGCTTTGTTTTCCTGGGTGAGGATCAGGAATCTATAGATACCTTCACTAAGAACGATTAGCGTGGTAATCGCGGCGAGGAAAAATGAGATGCGCTCACTCAGCATAATCCCGCCGGCCGCAATTGCCACTAGCAATAAATAACCCAGGCCACTGGCGGCGCCACCACTGGCGTGCATCAATAAGCTGATGGCTACAGCGTCCACAACTAATGAGCTGAACAGCTTCCTCTGGGAGGGGGAAAACTTGAGTTGCCACATGACTATTAAGGTCATGCAGTTGATTGTTGTGTAAATGGCAGAGGTGTAGAAAAAGAGAGCTGGATTGTCGTTGCCCAGCACTTTGGGTGCAAACTGCAACTCGAACATGATCAATAGCAGGCTACCCAGCAGCGTGCGGTAATAAGTGTAGATCTTCAGCAAATCATAGGGATTGTAATTGCGAATATCGTTAGGTGGCGGAGCGTTCATTGGGTGCGGTGATCCTGTCGTCGAATTGTTGTGCAAAATCCGCTTGGCTTTATCGGCGTGGATCGCGGACAATGCGCGCCTTTGGCGAGTGTAGAAGACCTGCAGGCAAGTTGCTGAGCTACAGGTCAAGAGTTACGCCTATCTCTCTTTTTCCCGGTTATTTTCAGGGCGCTTATGTTGCCATTAAAGTTGATTCTCTCCCAAGTAAATACGCTGGTTGGTGATATTCCCGGCAATACCGCCAAGGTTGTTGCGGAAGCGCGGAAGGCGTTGGCGGCGGGGCCGGCGGATGTGATCCTGTACCCCGAGTTAACGCTCACGGGCTATCCTCCAGAGGATTTGCTTCTACGGCCTAGTTTAGCGTTGCGGATTGAGCGCGCGTTGCAGGAACTTGAGGCGGCAAGCTTGGCGACGTGTTTAGTGATTGGCTATCCACGTTTTCGCGCTGGCAAACTCTACAATATGGCGGGTGTGATTCAGAACGGAAAGTTGATCGCTGAGTATGCCAAGCAGTGCTTGCCCAATTATCAGGTGTTTGATGAGAAGCGCTATTTTGCGGCAGGCGATCAGCCGTGCGTCTTTGATCTAAAGGGCGTGCCTACCGCTCTGAGCGTCTGTGAGGATATTTGGCATCCCGAGCCTATGGCTCAGGCGAAGCTGGCCGGCGCCAAATTGATGTTAAACCTCAATGCCTCCCCTTACCATCAAGGTAAGCAGATGGAGCGCGAGGCGGTAGTGGCGACGCGCGCGCGCGAAGGCCAAATGCCGGTGGTCTACACCAATCTGGTGGGGGGGCAGGACGAGCTTGTCTTTGATGGTGGTTCAGTGGTGGTCGACGCCAGCGGACAAACCTGTTTCCGTGCACCCGCATTTGATGAAGGGCAATTTTCAATTGCACTGCATTGGGATCAACAGCAAATTTCTGTTCCGGTGCAAGCGCTGGAGCCTATCCCAGACAATCTCGCCGCCGTGTACAAAGCCTTGGTAGTGGGAATGCGTGATTACGTCACCAAGAACCGCTTCAAAGGTGTGGTGCTTGGATTGTCTGGCGGTATTGACTCGGCGTTAACGCTCGCGATAGCGGTAGATGCTCTCGGGGCTGATCGAGTTGAAGCTGTAATGATGCCGTTCCGCTACACCTCTGACCTGAGTAAGGATGACGCGGCCGATGAAGCGGGCCGCCTAGGTGTGCGCTACAGCTCTATCTCTATTGAGCCTATGTACGAAGCTTTTATGGCCGCGTTGAGCGATGAGTTTGCTGGCACCAAGCGCGATACTACCGAAGAAAACCTGCAAGCTCGTTGTCGCGGTGTCTTGTTGATGGCGATTTCCAACAAGAAGGGTTACTTGGTGCTGACGACGGGTAACAAGAGCGAAATGGCAGTGGGTTATTCCACGCTATACGGCGATATGGCCGGCGGTTTTGATGCCCTGAAAGATGTACCCAAAACCCTGGTGTTTGCGTTGTCGCGGTACCGTAATACGATCAGCCTAGTGATTCCGGAGACCGTAATTACGCGCCCGCCATCAGCGGAGCTCGCACCGGATCAAAAAGACGAAGACAGTTTGCCACCTTACGAAATTCTCGACCAGATACTGGAGCTCTATGTGGAGCAGGATCTGAGTGCCGAGGCAATTATCGCGCTTGGCTTTAATCGCGAGCAGGTAGAACGCGCTGTGCGTCTGGTCGATGTCAATGAATACAAGCGTCGCCAAGCCCCGGTTGGTATACGCATCACCCAGCGTGGTTTTGGGCGCGATAGGCGCTATCCGATCACGTCTGGTTGGAAAATGGGTGATTAACCTAGCCTGATGGCTGTTTCATCTAATAAAAAAGGCCGCAAGAGCGGCCTTTCGTAGTGGCTGGCGTAACTTAGTCGGGACGCGATACTAACGTTGAGTCTTTGTATTGTGGATCGTAAATCTCACGGGTATCAAAACCAGTAATTTCGTCTTTGCTGAAAACCCCCAGGGTTAACCAGGCTAGCACGCGCGATCTGCCGTTGTTGTACATAAACTCCTGATTAAAACTGCCATCTTTATTCAGGGCTGGGTAATCGGGGTAATTGAGTTTCAGGATTTCCAATGTTTCATTGGCCTGGCTATTCATTTTCAACAGGTAATACGCCTGGGTCATTACTGCTAATGCATCGGGAGTCGCTGGTGCTTGCGGGAAGTTTTCCAATACATAGCGACCGCGGCCCAGTGCAGCAATGTAGGCGCCGCGTTTAAAATAGTAGTTGGCTACATGGATCTCGTAGCGAGCCAGATAATTGCGCAAATAGATCATGCGTTTCTTGGCATCGGCGGCGTAGGTGCTATCCGGGTAACGGTTGAGCAGTTGGGTAAAATTGGCGAGTGATTCGCGCGCTGCTCCCGGGTCGCGCTTGGTCGTATCCACGGGCATTACGCGCTCAAACATACCCTTGTCTTTGGTGAAGGAACTCATTCCCAGCATGTAGTAGGCGTAATCCACATTGCGGTGTTGCGGGTGCAAGCGGATAAAACGGTTGGCCGTGGCAATGGCTGCATCTGGTTCATCAGAGCTATATTGGGCGTAGATGAGCTCCAACTGGGCCTGATCGGCATAGGTGCCGAAAGGGAAGTTTTCTTCCAGCGAGTTCAGGTTTTTAATCGCGGATTCCCACTGGCTGTTTTCAAGTTGTGTGGTGGCGGCGTTGTACAAATCCGCTTCGGTAGTGTATTCAGGCTCCTTGGAAGAGCAGGCGGTCAGCAAAACGACGGAGCTGAGCAACAGACAGGGCAGGAATCGCATAGGGTTATAAACTCTTATCTCGACAAATGTAGACCCCGATTCGCGGGGCAGGGTATTTAAACACAGAGCTTGGCGGATACCAATCTGGCCGCAGCAAAAGCTCCTGATTTCCGCTGTGTTG is a window encoding:
- a CDS encoding type IV pilin protein → MKKAMGFTLIEAMITVTIIGIIAAMAYPSYLDSIRRSNRAEAKTELMDLAQRLQRCYTGLARFDDEDNCAVYKDLADGGVVTRGSGFYEITIGALETEPTRTAYLLKAKAIKSPQTEGDCKELTLSSKGVQLPDGCW
- a CDS encoding IS1182 family transposase (programmed frameshift), with amino-acid sequence MLKEPAPRQHTLEMVILEDLVPADHLLRKIDKYINFEFIRDQVRHLYCDNNGRPAVDPVLLFKMLFIGYLFGVRSERQLVREVQVNVAYRWFLGLSLTDKIIDASTFSQQRRRRFLATDIEQQIFDEIVRQAIGHGLVGGDVLYTDSTHMKANANKKKFEIHTVTQTPTDYLTALEVAIDEDRIANGKAPLKEKAGDTEPKTRDIKVSTTDPDSGYLTREGKPKGFYYLDHRTVDGKYNIITDTHVTPGNVHDSKPYLARLDRQLTAFNIYPYTVGLDAGYKTAGICKGLEDRNIEGVIGYRRPNKAEGLFARRKFVFDADQNHYTCPAGQLISYNTTNRLGYREYRSDSEQCKRCPFLDQCTRSRNHTKVITRHVWQDSVERADARRLTEQGKRIYQRRKETVERSFADAKQLHGHRYARYRGLRRVSGQCLLAAACQNMKKIALLLARFYNPLVVLGLVQALWILISRFIEKNERIGNQSPEMRLMHSAS
- a CDS encoding sigma-54 dependent transcriptional regulator yields the protein MSAKRALIIDDEPDIRELLEITLGRMQIDTQSAAGIQHAKQLLSENTYDLCLTDMRLPDGNGLEIVEYIQQRQPQLPVAVITAHGSIDTAIESMKAGAFDFISKPVDLATLRKLVNTAIESSQLTPQPVPKLTPIIGESKAIQELIRSIEKLARSQAPVYISGESGSGKELVAHSIHDLGPRANKPFIAVNCGAIPRELMESEFFGHKKGSFTGAHQDKVGLFQAAEGGTLFFDEVADLPLDMQVKLLRAIQEKSVRPIGAAEEVATDVRILCATHKHLETEVKEGRFRQDLFYRLNVIQLAVAPLRERREDITLLTQHLLNKLATEIGLPAPKLSPRAQQSLASYHFPGNVRELENILERAFTLCEANVIDADDLQLRDTPAPESYEKTYVSTSNKANVRSNNSIVDYPARCAEYPSLDDYLQDVEKEILCNALEQARWNKTLAAKHLGISFRSLRYRLQKLGLDDE
- a CDS encoding PAS domain-containing sensor histidine kinase — encoded protein: MNAPPPNDIRNYNPYDLLKIYTYYRTLLGSLLLIMFELQFAPKVLGNDNPALFFYTSAIYTTINCMTLIVMWQLKFSPSQRKLFSSLVVDAVAISLLMHASGGAASGLGYLLLVAIAAGGIMLSERISFFLAAITTLIVLSEGIYRFLILTQENKAIFASGTLGALAFLTALLFQHLTKKIRLSYAEAEAQAAQAAHLQKLAQLIVERMRTGIVVLNKNMELELWNQSATKLLGAHLNTNSITKLDRFPELYKKYQSWLHNAGNHAPQMKVEGQATIEIKVNFAHLEPGNPAETLIFLEDVRSLNQQAQQLKLASLGRLTASIAHEIRNPLGAISHASQLLGESQTLPQSDLRLLEIINNHSKRVNQIIENILQLSRRKAANPEQINLQTWLPTFVADYKAGKSNGQQLAISVVEKNIGDSSIQHEYDDSSVGLNLKAKFDTSQLQQVLTNLFDNGIRHGTPSLRIEIGVDISHLQPYIRIVDFGPGISDDNIRHLFEPFFTTENTGSGLGLYICKELCEANQAIISYKRTEAGESSFHLQLAHPEKAT
- a CDS encoding NAD+ synthase, encoding MLPLKLILSQVNTLVGDIPGNTAKVVAEARKALAAGPADVILYPELTLTGYPPEDLLLRPSLALRIERALQELEAASLATCLVIGYPRFRAGKLYNMAGVIQNGKLIAEYAKQCLPNYQVFDEKRYFAAGDQPCVFDLKGVPTALSVCEDIWHPEPMAQAKLAGAKLMLNLNASPYHQGKQMEREAVVATRAREGQMPVVYTNLVGGQDELVFDGGSVVVDASGQTCFRAPAFDEGQFSIALHWDQQQISVPVQALEPIPDNLAAVYKALVVGMRDYVTKNRFKGVVLGLSGGIDSALTLAIAVDALGADRVEAVMMPFRYTSDLSKDDAADEAGRLGVRYSSISIEPMYEAFMAALSDEFAGTKRDTTEENLQARCRGVLLMAISNKKGYLVLTTGNKSEMAVGYSTLYGDMAGGFDALKDVPKTLVFALSRYRNTISLVIPETVITRPPSAELAPDQKDEDSLPPYEILDQILELYVEQDLSAEAIIALGFNREQVERAVRLVDVNEYKRRQAPVGIRITQRGFGRDRRYPITSGWKMGD
- a CDS encoding outer membrane protein assembly factor BamD, producing MRFLPCLLLSSVVLLTACSSKEPEYTTEADLYNAATTQLENSQWESAIKNLNSLEENFPFGTYADQAQLELIYAQYSSDEPDAAIATANRFIRLHPQHRNVDYAYYMLGMSSFTKDKGMFERVMPVDTTKRDPGAARESLANFTQLLNRYPDSTYAADAKKRMIYLRNYLARYEIHVANYYFKRGAYIAALGRGRYVLENFPQAPATPDALAVMTQAYYLLKMNSQANETLEILKLNYPDYPALNKDGSFNQEFMYNNGRSRVLAWLTLGVFSKDEITGFDTREIYDPQYKDSTLVSRPD